The Mytilus trossulus isolate FHL-02 unplaced genomic scaffold, PNRI_Mtr1.1.1.hap1 h1tg000730l__unscaffolded, whole genome shotgun sequence genome window below encodes:
- the LOC134702870 gene encoding LOW QUALITY PROTEIN: cytochrome c oxidase subunit 2-like (The sequence of the model RefSeq protein was modified relative to this genomic sequence to represent the inferred CDS: substituted 3 bases at 3 genomic stop codons), whose protein sequence is MSFYGSRYFGDIVHGELGKDLFRYHGFVMIVAVAVLVFVIYIGCVILLTKFSYRHFLNRQRLEFXWTIVPMLMLVGLWFPSIINLYYIEEVKRPRXNFKAIGKQWYXSYEFCRNLDTPSSRESAERISCYTIDSYIEDQQETFRKGGYRLLDVDNRMVAPADVQITAFVRRSDVLHSFALPKLLIKVDAIPGRINRLPIKASQCRIIYGQCSEICGVNHRFIPIVIEFIPEKYFVIWLEALN, encoded by the coding sequence atgtctttttacGGGAGTCGATATTTTGGTGATATTGTCCATGGGGAACTAGGGAAAGACCTGTTCCGGTACCATGGTTTTGTGATGATAGTAGCAGTGGCTGTGTtggtctttgttatatatataggatGCGTAATCCTTCTTACTAAATTTTCTTATCGCCATTTCTTGAACCGTCAACGATTAGAATTTTGATGGACTATTGTGCCAATGTTGATGTTAGTAGGGTTGTGGTTTCCTTCTATAATTAACCTATATTATATAGAAGAAGTAAAACGGCCCCGGTGAAATTTTAAGGCGATTGGGAAACAATGGTACTGATCTTACGAATTTTGTCGCAATTTAGACACTCCAAGCTCTAGAGAAAGCGCTGAAAGAATTTCGTGTTATACAATTGATTCTTACATAGAAGACCAGCAGGAGACATTTAGAAAAGGAGGGTATCGTTTGTTGGATGTTGATAACCGGATGGTGGCTCCAGCAGATGTGCAAATAACTGCTTTTGTAAGAAGGTCTGATGTGCTCCATTCGTTTGCACTCCCTAAGTTACTAATTAAAGTAGATGCCATCCCAGGTCGAATTAATCGGCTTCCTATAAAAGCTTCCCAGTGTAGAATTATTTACGGGCAGTGTTCTGAAATTTGCGGGGTTAACCATAGATTTATACCGATTGTGATTGAGTTTATTCCtgagaaatattttgtcatatggTTGGAAGctcttaactaa